In Kordia antarctica, the following proteins share a genomic window:
- a CDS encoding hydrolase has translation MTKKILIYALIFMALLAMYQYVSMNKMYEQQSTKIENLRSQIGTLENDIDVFKDSTNSLINENLDLSYFSLKSNGEALAYFDEYNFEDVNNLSQVIIDAIYDKNSASANNPLVPFDGTGGKFMSVDKVKVINHKWVLCSFTDGDFWGEVMLRYEFDKDKKLTFETLSEVLYAKY, from the coding sequence ATGACAAAGAAAATTCTAATATACGCACTTATTTTTATGGCATTATTGGCGATGTATCAATATGTAAGTATGAATAAAATGTACGAGCAACAATCGACAAAAATTGAAAATTTACGTAGTCAAATAGGAACTTTAGAGAATGATATAGATGTCTTTAAAGATTCAACAAATTCGCTAATTAATGAAAATCTAGATTTGAGTTATTTCTCGCTGAAAAGTAACGGTGAAGCATTGGCTTATTTTGATGAATACAACTTTGAAGACGTAAACAATTTATCGCAAGTAATTATTGATGCTATTTATGATAAAAATTCCGCTTCTGCGAACAATCCGTTAGTTCCTTTTGATGGAACAGGCGGAAAATTTATGTCTGTCGATAAAGTAAAAGTCATCAATCATAAGTGGGTTTTGTGTAGTTTCACTGATGGTGATTTTTGGGGAGAAGTGATGTTGCGATATGAGTTTGACAAAGACAAAAAACTAACGTTTGAAACATTAAGCGAAGTTTTATATGCTAAATATTAA
- a CDS encoding TonB-dependent receptor, which produces MAIVYKGDKVIENVPSIKAKALRINLNSQIYGTFAEIGAGQETSRHFFRSGGASGTIAKAMSAYDKDFSDAIYGIENDHRYVTEARLKKMLTHEMQLLNARISREKHPDKMFFCFANTVATIDFAKKYKGHGWMGIKYQTDPTQEYNEIILHVRFHENDAKLQQETLGTMGVNLIHGAFYKYNNPKHLLKYLYDHIDKDKIEIDTINFSGPQFETVDNRLMSLQLLKNGMTEAVIFGPDGNNILPARLLYKKNILALRGSFRPVTKVNMDMYQKSYDIFIRENKVEVDRTVVLFEITLSNLRAEGEIDEQDFMDRAQLLGSLGQTVMISNFKEYYRLVEYFSNYSTERMALTMGVNNLVDIFDEKYYRHVSGGILEAFGKLFYRDLKVYLYPMKRKETGELVNSNNLKVHPRMKELYKFFKYNGKLVDIFDFDNDILQIFSRKVLSMIASNEEGWESMLPDGVPEIIKEKNLFGYLPQNELIENK; this is translated from the coding sequence ATGGCTATTGTCTATAAAGGTGATAAGGTTATTGAAAATGTACCTTCCATCAAAGCGAAAGCATTACGAATTAACTTGAACAGTCAAATTTACGGTACGTTTGCTGAAATTGGTGCAGGACAAGAGACTTCTCGTCACTTCTTTAGATCTGGTGGCGCTTCGGGTACAATTGCAAAAGCAATGAGCGCGTATGACAAAGATTTTAGTGATGCTATTTATGGTATTGAAAACGATCATCGATACGTAACGGAAGCACGTTTGAAGAAGATGCTTACGCACGAAATGCAATTGCTAAATGCTCGAATTTCGCGTGAAAAACATCCTGATAAAATGTTTTTCTGCTTTGCAAATACAGTCGCAACGATTGATTTTGCAAAGAAATACAAAGGTCACGGTTGGATGGGAATTAAATACCAAACAGATCCAACGCAAGAATATAACGAGATTATTCTACACGTTCGTTTTCACGAAAATGACGCAAAATTACAGCAAGAAACACTTGGAACTATGGGTGTAAACCTTATTCATGGTGCTTTTTATAAATACAACAATCCGAAACATTTATTAAAATATCTTTACGATCATATTGATAAGGATAAGATTGAGATTGACACAATTAATTTTTCTGGACCACAATTTGAAACTGTTGATAACCGATTGATGAGTTTACAACTCTTGAAAAACGGAATGACAGAAGCCGTAATTTTTGGACCAGATGGAAACAATATTCTTCCAGCTCGATTATTGTATAAAAAGAATATTTTGGCACTTCGCGGAAGTTTCCGTCCTGTGACCAAAGTGAATATGGATATGTATCAAAAATCATATGATATTTTTATTCGTGAAAATAAAGTAGAGGTCGATAGAACCGTTGTTTTGTTTGAAATTACACTGTCAAATCTTCGTGCAGAAGGTGAAATTGATGAACAAGATTTCATGGACAGAGCGCAATTACTTGGTTCACTTGGTCAAACCGTGATGATTTCCAACTTTAAAGAATACTACCGATTGGTAGAGTATTTCTCTAACTATTCTACTGAACGAATGGCATTAACAATGGGCGTAAATAACCTAGTTGATATCTTTGACGAAAAATACTATCGTCATGTTAGTGGAGGGATTTTGGAAGCATTTGGGAAACTGTTTTATAGAGATTTAAAAGTGTACTTGTACCCAATGAAACGCAAGGAAACTGGCGAATTGGTCAATAGTAACAACCTAAAAGTACATCCACGAATGAAAGAATTGTATAAATTCTTTAAATACAACGGGAAGTTGGTTGATATTTTTGACTTTGATAATGATATTTTGCAGATTTTCTCAAGAAAAGTATTGAGTATGATTGCAAGTAATGAAGAAGGTTGGGAAAGCATGTTGCCCGATGGTGTTCCGGAAATTATAAAAGAGAAAAACCTATTTGGCTATTTACCACAAAACGAATTAATCGAAAATAAATAA
- a CDS encoding MBL fold metallo-hydrolase — MKVTFLGTGTSQGIPIIGSDHPVCLSEDSRDKRLRVSILISWENATYVIDCGPDFRQQMLRAKCTQIDGILFTHEHADHTAGLDDIRPFYFRQGNIPFYAHKRVFGEFKKRFDYIFATENKYPGAPGVILNEVRNNQPFELDGVNVTPIEALHYNLQVFGYRFDDFVYLTDVKTIAKAEKDKLKGVKVLVINALRIKEHISHFSLAEALEFIEEIQPEKAYLTHISHLLGFHAEVSKKLPKNVFLAYDTLTITI, encoded by the coding sequence ATGAAAGTAACTTTTTTAGGAACAGGTACTTCACAAGGAATTCCTATAATTGGAAGCGATCATCCTGTGTGTTTGAGTGAAGATTCACGCGATAAACGACTGCGTGTTTCTATTCTGATTTCTTGGGAAAATGCTACGTATGTAATAGATTGCGGTCCCGATTTTCGTCAGCAAATGTTGCGCGCTAAGTGTACACAGATTGACGGAATTCTTTTCACTCACGAACATGCCGATCATACCGCAGGATTGGACGATATTCGCCCTTTTTATTTCCGTCAAGGCAATATTCCTTTCTATGCGCACAAACGTGTGTTTGGAGAATTTAAAAAGCGTTTTGATTATATTTTTGCTACGGAAAACAAATATCCTGGCGCGCCTGGCGTTATACTGAATGAAGTACGCAACAATCAGCCATTTGAATTGGATGGCGTAAACGTAACTCCAATTGAAGCGTTGCATTATAATTTACAGGTTTTTGGCTATCGATTTGATGATTTTGTCTATTTAACAGATGTTAAAACGATCGCAAAAGCAGAAAAAGACAAGTTGAAAGGAGTAAAAGTTTTAGTGATCAATGCGTTGCGAATTAAAGAACATATCTCACATTTCTCATTAGCGGAAGCATTGGAATTTATTGAAGAAATTCAACCTGAAAAAGCCTATTTAACACATATTAGTCATTTATTAGGTTTTCATGCAGAAGTTTCAAAAAAGCTACCAAAAAACGTATTTTTGGCGTACGATACATTAACGATTACGATTTAA